The following are encoded together in the Pseudomonas sp. IB20 genome:
- the ptrR gene encoding putrescine utilization regulator PtrR has protein sequence MVRSQIENDDLVQLEIFKAVAEQGSISAAAQLIHRVPSNLTTRIKQLEQDLGVELFIREKSRLRLSPAGWNFLGYTRRILDLVQEARATVAGDEPQGAFALGSLESTAAVRIPALLAAYNQKHTKVELDLSTGPSGTMIEGVLSGRLAAAFVDGPVLHATLEGVAVFEEEMVVIAPLHHAPITRGQDVAGESIYTFRSNCSYRHHFERWFSQDGAVPGKIFEMESYHGMLACVSAGAGLALMPRSMLESMPGFTAVSVWPLSDAFRILNTWLIWRRGTVSQSLNSFVKLLEESVLQAK, from the coding sequence GTGGTTCGTTCTCAAATTGAGAATGATGACTTGGTGCAGCTGGAAATCTTCAAGGCCGTTGCCGAGCAAGGCAGCATCAGCGCGGCCGCGCAGTTGATTCATCGCGTGCCGTCGAACCTGACCACGCGCATCAAGCAGCTGGAGCAGGACCTGGGCGTAGAGCTGTTTATCCGCGAGAAGAGCCGCCTGCGCTTGTCACCGGCCGGGTGGAATTTCCTCGGCTATACGCGGCGTATTCTTGATTTGGTGCAAGAAGCCCGCGCCACGGTGGCGGGGGATGAGCCCCAGGGCGCTTTTGCCCTGGGGTCGCTGGAGAGCACGGCGGCGGTGCGTATCCCCGCGTTGCTCGCGGCGTACAACCAGAAGCACACCAAGGTCGAGCTGGACCTGAGCACCGGGCCGTCGGGCACGATGATCGAGGGCGTGTTGTCCGGGCGCCTGGCGGCGGCGTTTGTCGATGGGCCGGTGCTGCATGCGACGCTGGAGGGCGTGGCAGTGTTTGAGGAAGAGATGGTGGTGATCGCACCGCTGCACCACGCGCCGATCACGCGCGGGCAGGATGTGGCGGGGGAGAGCATCTACACCTTTCGCTCGAACTGCTCGTATCGGCATCACTTCGAACGCTGGTTCTCACAGGACGGCGCGGTGCCGGGCAAGATCTTCGAGATGGAGTCCTACCACGGCATGCTCGCCTGCGTCAGCGCCGGGGCCGGCCTGGCGCTGATGCCGCGCAGCATGCTGGAGAGCATGCCGGGGTTTACCGCGGTGAGTGTGTGGCCGTTGAGCGACGCGTTCCGCATCCTGAATACCTGGCTGATCTGGCGCCGGGGCACGGTGTCGCAGAGTTTGAACAGTTTTGTGAAGTTGTTGGAGGAGAGCGTTCTGCAGGCAAAGTAG
- a CDS encoding aldehyde dehydrogenase family protein, with amino-acid sequence MNAITHQTHALSINPANGETVASYPYETEAQLDAALNRATAAFRTWRRQPVSQRAEWLLALAAALRDQAEDMAQMITLEMGKPIAQARAEIEKCAQLAEWYAAQGPAMLAPEPTLVDNGSAQIEYRPLGPIFAVMPWNFPVWQVLRGAVPTLLAGNTYVLKHAPNVMGSAYLIQQAFQKAGFAEGIFEVVNVTNNGVSQAIADPRIAAVTLTGSVRAGIAIGSQAGAALKKCVLELGGSDPFIVLNDADLDAAVQAAVIGRFQNSGQVCAAAKRLIIEEGVVDAFTAKFLEASRALVMGDPTATSTYVGPMARFDLRDELHGQVQATLEEGATLLLGGNKVPGAGNYYEPTVLANVTDQMTSFKQELFGPVASIITARDADHAVALANDSEFGLTASIFTTDSAKARDIANQLETGGIFVNAFSVSDPRVAFGGVKKSGFGRELSHFGVREFCNAQTVWLDRK; translated from the coding sequence ATGAACGCTATCACTCACCAGACCCACGCCTTGTCGATCAACCCCGCCAACGGCGAAACAGTCGCCAGCTACCCCTATGAAACCGAGGCGCAACTGGACGCCGCGCTCAACCGCGCCACCGCTGCCTTCCGCACCTGGCGCCGCCAGCCGGTGAGCCAACGCGCCGAATGGCTGCTGGCCTTGGCCGCTGCCCTGCGTGATCAAGCCGAGGACATGGCGCAGATGATCACCCTGGAAATGGGCAAACCCATAGCCCAGGCGCGTGCCGAAATCGAAAAATGCGCGCAACTCGCCGAGTGGTATGCCGCCCAAGGCCCGGCCATGCTGGCGCCAGAACCGACGTTGGTGGACAACGGCAGCGCGCAGATCGAATACCGCCCGCTGGGCCCGATCTTCGCCGTAATGCCGTGGAACTTCCCGGTGTGGCAAGTGCTGCGCGGTGCCGTGCCGACCTTGCTGGCCGGCAATACCTACGTGCTCAAACATGCACCCAACGTGATGGGCAGCGCCTACCTGATCCAGCAAGCGTTCCAGAAAGCCGGTTTCGCCGAAGGCATTTTTGAAGTGGTCAACGTGACGAACAACGGCGTCTCCCAGGCCATCGCCGACCCACGCATCGCCGCCGTCACCCTCACCGGCAGCGTACGCGCCGGCATCGCCATCGGCTCACAGGCTGGCGCGGCGCTGAAGAAATGCGTGCTGGAACTGGGCGGCTCCGACCCGTTCATCGTGCTCAATGACGCCGACCTCGACGCCGCCGTGCAGGCCGCTGTGATCGGGCGCTTCCAGAACAGCGGCCAAGTCTGCGCCGCCGCCAAGCGCCTGATTATCGAAGAAGGCGTGGTGGACGCCTTCACCGCCAAATTCCTCGAAGCCAGCCGCGCGCTGGTGATGGGCGACCCGACTGCGACCAGCACCTACGTCGGCCCAATGGCCCGCTTCGACCTGCGCGACGAGCTGCATGGCCAGGTCCAGGCCACCTTGGAAGAAGGCGCGACCCTGTTGCTGGGCGGCAACAAAGTCCCCGGCGCCGGCAACTACTATGAGCCGACCGTGCTGGCCAACGTCACCGACCAAATGACCTCGTTCAAACAGGAACTGTTCGGCCCCGTGGCCTCGATCATCACCGCCCGCGATGCCGACCACGCCGTGGCCCTGGCCAACGACAGCGAGTTCGGCCTGACCGCCAGCATCTTCACCACCGACTCGGCCAAGGCACGGGATATCGCCAACCAGCTGGAAACCGGCGGGATCTTCGTCAACGCCTTCAGCGTGTCCGACCCTCGGGTGGCGTTTGGCGGTGTGAAAAAGAGTGGGTTCGGGCGAGAGTTGTCGCACTTTGGCGTGCGGGAATTCTGCAATGCACAGACGGTTTGGTTGGATCGCAAGTAA
- a CDS encoding amino acid aminotransferase — MSLFSAVEMAPRDPILGLNEAFNADTRTTKVNLGVGVYCNEEGKIPLLRAVAEAEAIRVAQHAARGYLPIDGIVAYDQAVQKLLFGADSPLLSAGRVITAQAVGGTGALKIGADFLKQLLPNAVVAISDPSWENHQALFEKAGFPVQTYRYYDAATHDVNRAGLLEDLNALPPQSIVVLHACCHNPTGVDLSPADWQQVLDVVKAKNLVPFLDMAYQGFGDGIHEDAAAVRLFAESGLTFFVSSSFSKSFSLYGERVGALSIVSESKEESARILSQVKRVIRTNYSNPPTHGAAIVAAVLNNPELRAQWEAELAEMRLRIRGMREQMVAELAKAAPGHDFSFVGRQRGMFSYSGLTVEQVTRLRTEFGIYALDTGRICVAALNQANIGAVTKAIVQVL, encoded by the coding sequence ATGAGCCTGTTCTCCGCTGTCGAAATGGCACCACGCGATCCAATCCTGGGCCTCAACGAAGCATTCAACGCCGATACACGAACCACCAAGGTCAACCTTGGCGTGGGCGTTTACTGCAACGAAGAGGGGAAGATTCCACTCTTGCGTGCCGTTGCCGAAGCGGAAGCCATTCGCGTGGCGCAACACGCCGCCCGTGGCTACTTGCCGATCGACGGGATCGTCGCCTACGACCAGGCCGTGCAAAAGCTGCTGTTTGGCGCTGACTCGCCGCTGCTGAGCGCCGGCCGTGTCATCACCGCACAAGCGGTCGGCGGCACCGGCGCGCTGAAAATCGGCGCTGACTTCCTCAAGCAACTGCTGCCCAATGCCGTGGTTGCCATCAGCGACCCAAGCTGGGAAAACCACCAGGCACTGTTCGAAAAAGCCGGCTTCCCGGTGCAGACTTACCGCTACTACGACGCCGCCACCCACGACGTAAACCGTGCCGGCCTGCTCGAAGACCTCAACGCCCTGCCGCCACAGTCCATCGTGGTACTGCACGCCTGCTGCCATAACCCGACCGGTGTCGACCTGAGCCCAGCCGACTGGCAACAAGTGCTGGACGTGGTCAAGGCGAAAAACCTGGTGCCATTCCTCGACATGGCCTACCAGGGCTTTGGCGACGGCATCCACGAAGACGCCGCCGCAGTTCGCCTGTTCGCCGAGTCGGGCCTGACCTTCTTTGTGTCCAGCTCGTTCTCCAAGTCGTTCTCGCTGTACGGCGAACGCGTGGGCGCGCTGTCGATCGTCAGCGAATCCAAGGAAGAAAGCGCGCGCATCCTGTCCCAGGTCAAGCGTGTGATCCGCACCAACTACTCCAACCCGCCGACCCACGGCGCAGCAATCGTGGCTGCCGTGCTGAACAACCCTGAGCTGCGCGCCCAGTGGGAAGCGGAACTGGCCGAAATGCGCCTGCGCATCCGTGGCATGCGTGAGCAGATGGTGGCGGAACTGGCCAAGGCAGCCCCGGGCCACGACTTCAGCTTCGTCGGCCGCCAGCGCGGGATGTTCTCCTACTCCGGCCTGACCGTTGAGCAAGTCACCCGCCTGCGCACTGAGTTTGGTATCTACGCACTCGACACCGGCCGCATCTGCGTGGCGGCGCTGAACCAGGCGAACATTGGTGCCGTGACAAAGGCGATTGTTCAGGTGCTGTAA